The Acidihalobacter prosperus region TTCATGCCATGTGTGCGATCGACGCCTTGGCGGTTTCGCGCGTCAGTGGCCAAGCGACCCAGATCGTTGCCCCATGCGCCTTATGCGATACGCAGTTGGCTCTCAGGATGCGCGCCAACGGTAGCTTACATGAGGCAATGATGCATGAGACGGCGGTCCTCTGGACCGACGAAACACAGGGAAGTTGCGGTACGAACGCGTGCTGCAACACCTTATGCCCGAGTATTCGTTTCGTCTGCCGCAGTTGCGCCGAAATTGAAAGCAAAGACCATGAGGGTGACATTTTTACAGTTCCCCAGGCCGCTGTGGTTGCCAACGCTTTTTTCGGATTTCAGGCAAGGCTGCGTGGTCTGGAGATTGGATAGGGTGGACATGCGGATGAACACGGGCGAGAAGCATCCCACGTGGACGATCGGACGGCTGGCCGCTGCTGCCGGCGTGCACGTGTAAACCGTCCGCTATTACCAGCGGCGTGCTTTACTGCCCATCCCGTCACGCGTTTATGGCAGCATCCGTCGATATCACCAGGAAGATCTGGACCGTCTGAATTTTATCCGCCACGCACAGCAGGCCGGGTTCAGTCTGGATGAAATTGCCGAGCTGCTTGCCCTGGGAGAAAAGCGTTGTCACGAAATTCAAATGATCGCAGAAAGGCGTTTGCACGAGGTGAGTACACGGATCGAATCTCTGCATCGAGTAAAACACCAGCTGTCCGGGTTGATCGACGCGTGCAAGCGAGGAGAAGAAATGGATGCGCCGATCGATTGCCCGCTGTACCTGAGAATCAGGGATGATTGAACCAATGTTGACAAACTGGCAGGCCAGTCACGGCGGTTTGAATGATGTTTCGCTGCGAGCAGGTTAATGAGACGACGGTCAGCGATAAACAAACTGTCGACCATTTGTTTAACGCCCGCACGCACAATCTGTCGGCCCGCCCATCTAAAACGAACACTCTGGATCACTGCAATCGTGGGTTCCTGGC contains the following coding sequences:
- the merB gene encoding organomercurial lyase, encoding MIRHQDDESRLHSRQKVEAAIARLRDRFPLESGVMALSSHALEDYRRLIDHWCDTASPLATDVLSPESLYALLAIDAVVDQSGQLGCYPFSVLPTGIQVQLGDRSVHAMCAIDALAVSRVSGQATQIVAPCALCDTQLALRMRANGSLHEAMMHETAVLWTDETQGSCGTNACCNTLCPSIRFVCRSCAEIESKDHEGDIFTVPQAAVVANAFFGFQARLRGLEIG